The DNA segment CTAGTGAATCTGAATCCTTGCATTTATTTGCAGATGTTGATATTTCAGTTATGTTACTGACGAGCGGAAGTCTTTAATACCTAAAAACATGCTTACCAATTAGGTCACAATGTTGGTATGCCAGCAAATGATTTGGTTGCATAAGCGGAAAGAGTTTGCCTACATAGGTTGTGTTCCCAATAAGGAATGCAGGACAGATGttattgtactgtatactgtaggTGCTGTACACTTATTGTCCACAGTACTACACATTTCAGTTTTAGGAACAAATTAAGTGGAGTTCCCTTTTtctgcccctctctctctcacacgcacaTTCACTGGCAGACCATGACCTGAGGTGAAGTGTTGGCTTACAAAATGTCTGTCACCTGTCGACCAATCTTGAACAGCCACACTACAGACTCATTAGCTAGCCAACACACAGACCGAATCGCAAGGTGAAAGCAATACCAGCCACAGGCTGTTGGAAAACTTTGGCAGATTTATCGGCTGTGTTAATGCAGCACAAGCATGCTACACATTGCAtgcagactgacagacacagacagacacactgtgCTGGTGACAGGCGGCCGGGTGAGCTGGCGGCATGGAAGGAGGTCAGGCGCGTTCATCTGCATGTATCGCTGGCACTGCAGTGACAGTGCCGTTTGAAAATCCGCAAAGTTTCCCTTTTGTCTTTCAAATATTCTGTTTCACTAGGAAATACGTCCCAGTACGGAAGCTAAACACGCTCCAACTTCCGTTTCACTGAGACTTTAAGGGTAAATCCACTAAGGCAAGCAAAGTTTGCAATCTAAACAACCATTACCACAATAAAAGGATTTGGTATTTTCAGATGTGAAATGTGACAAACTATTATACTGCAGAGACATGAAATTCCCTTGATGACCCTTGGGGTCCCCCCCTGTGAATACCACTGTTTCTGTATGTGGAATGCTATGACCTCTTCACTGCATCttatttccccctctctccaccAGCTCTTTACTCTGTTTGAATCACCGTTGGTCAACGGTGACATCATGTATTTTAAAGAACTCCAACAGACACATTACCCTTTTCTCCTGCTTTCACTTTCCTTTGGTTTCTATTGaactcattttttcattttattttactacaGTGAAATTCAGGTCAGGTTTTGGCTTTGACCTTCAGTTTATGAACACAATATTGAAAATATACAAGAGAACACAGTTATTAAAATGCAACATAAATGTGCCAAAAGCTCAGGCAAAACAAGGCACCCAAAAGCAGGACTTATCCAGATCATTCATTTGAAAGTGAAAAATTCAGGGAAAAGTTACATGAAATGTTCACTTTAGTTATAAATTGCTTTGTATTAGAACTTTCCAGTTAAACATTTACCTTGTGTTCTAAATATAACTATGCATGCACATAGTTTGTTAACATTGGTATGTGGGTTAAAGTAAGCTGTAACCTGCTGCAGATGATTTCACTTCACTTATTACTTTGAAATGTGTGGTTTTACATGAATGGGTTGTTGTTGGCAAAATGTTATTATGTAACTAAAGGAATGATGGTCATAACTGTTAAAACAAACCTAAGTTGAAAAAAATTAGTTAAAATCCTTCAGCATTTATAGaagtcacaaaaaagaaatatgacTTAAAAAATCATCAAACAAGTCCAGGCACTCAAGGTTGGTACACTACACCTTGAGGAAGGCCCAAGCTGACACGTCTTGGTGTATTTTTAATGAGTGCCTggacttgatttatttttctaacaAATTTTTTGGTCATAATTCTTCTTCCTTATTGTGAATTGCATTCCCTTCCATGAGCACAGGTGAAGAAGCAATACCAGAAGCGCTCCTGCCACTTCTTTCATTGATATAAAAATGTTTCTCTTCTTCCAGGAGCTCTGACTGAATGTTATGATGAATTGGGGAATCGATACCAGCTGCCAGTCTACTGCCTCTCTCCTCCCGTCAACATGATTGAAGAGCGCTCTGACGAGCCTGATGGTTCAGATCCAGACTCCGGGGCCGCAGACCCGTCCACAGGCAGCGCCAGCGACGCCGGCTCAGGGGGGGAGTGCCAGCTTCGGCTCCGGCTCTCCACGGGTCGCGACCTCCGGCTGGTGGTCCGTTCCATGGACACAGTGGGCATGATGAAGCGCCGCCTACATAGTCAGGAGGGCGTGCCTGCTTCAACCCAACGCTGGTTTTTCTCAGGTCggccactgacagacagactACGCTTGGACCAACTCAACATCTCCAGGGACTATGTAGTGCAGGTCATCCTCAGCCAGCCGccacagccagagccagcgtcAACACCAGGACACACACCAGAAGCCTCTGGGCCAGTGGCAGCACTGCCACAAGAGCCTACACCGGTGGAGAATTAACTCAACcctggaggagagggaggataaccaaggagaaagagagagtgaagtTGATTCTGACTTCTCTTTAGattttttctcttctccacTCTTTGTATTTGGACTGAGGTTGGATGTCTCCCAGAACtcttgaaatgaaaagaaactcTTCCTTTATGGTTTTACACGTTGAAATTTTGACCTTTTTGAAGTCTTTTTAACTGTTCCTATGGAAACCAAGCAACAAAAAGATAACTGTCAGATGGCGTAAGGGTTTTCTTAGCAACACTGATTTTcaaatgtttctgtgtttcagtTTCCATTCAAGTCCTGCTGTCTGGCAAAGCTTGGTCAGGAGAATTCTGTTTAAGGCTACAGggttatacatacattttcatcaCAATACAAGTCAACACGGACTGTTTAGGAAGAAAGTAAAAAGATAGTTTAACAATCATGACAGTTAAACTTAGTTATATGTGAATCAAATCAAGAACACCTCCTCACTTGGGGAATAAGTCAGTATGCTACCGCTGTAAAGAAAGGTTAGAAAAACAGATGTCCTTCTTGTCAAGAGGTTGCAATCACGAGGCATGCTGATGTGTCACCAAGCTGCTGCTGGATTAGATGCTTTATTTCACTCTGCTTCTCAGagcacatctgtgtgtgtgtgtgtgtgtgtgtgtgtgtgtgtgtgtgtgtgtgttgtgtgtgtgtgtgtgtgtgtgtgtgtgtgtgtgtgtgtggtgtgttgtgtgtgtgtgtgtgtgtgtgtgtgtgtgtgtgtgtgtgtgtgtgtgtggtgtgtgtgtgtgtgtgtgtgtgtgtgtgtgtgtgtgtgtgtgtgtgtgtgtgtgtgtgtgtgtgtgtgtgtgtgtgtgtgtcaaaaggAATGGAACATCAGAAACACAGTTgcaaattataattaaaaatggaatgtttttaattaaaattgatCATTGTTTCTATTCCTCGTTCTGTCTAATTATTTGCCTtgaatattttcatgtttttgatgTAGGGGTGGGACAAATTATTGCCATATGTTGCAATTAATGTGCAGATTTACATTTTCTTGCAGTCTTTCAATGTCAGTTTACGCCTGATAATCATATCGAGCATCATATTACAGTTTAGGCTATAATACATTGCGGGCAGGTTCAAACCACAGATCAGAAGTTACAAAGAGTGTGTCTCTAACTAGAGCCTATCATTGGATTTGTTAGGCTGATATCAATATTTTAGAATGAAACaacttagttttacattttgcaaaatAGTTATTTGTTTTATGCGGGGAGTTAGATGAGATCTACACCCCtcatgtgtgtacagtaaatgAAGCTGTAGTCAGCAGCCAgatagcttagcttagcataaagactggaatcAAGGAGCCTAGCTCTGTCTAAAGGTATAAAGATAAGCCTAACAGCATctctatattttaaattttgtttgtaaaattcttaaacaaaacaaaaggttaaAAGTTGTGGTTTTATGGGGAGCATTGTGCTGGAAATATTACTAGTGGTCAACAGGCAACCAGGGGAGACTTATTCATTACTTGCTAATGTAGGTGGATTGCTTTACCTTTGGacaaagccaggctagctgtttccccctgcttccagtctttatgctaagccaAGTTAATGTAAAACCattctttggaaaaaaacatcattgaTTTTGGCCAACTTCTATGCCAATACCGATAAATCAATGATATGGCTAATATTGGAGGTAAATATTGGCATAGCTAATTTAGAGGTCGGGCtcttttttaaaaaggcattGCTACTTAACAGATCTTCTTTCCATTGCCTTTGATTTAGTCCTTTCCTTATTCCAACTTCCTAATTATTCCAGTCAGACAGAACATGGAAAattccttgaaaaaaaacattatgatgCAAAAAGGCCATTCAGAGAGAAGAAGCCACTATAAGCATTGTGTTTGAAAGACGTGCAACCAGCTGGCATTCCCAGCTTGAGaacaaaatcacaaatgtcATTCAGCCAGAGATGGAATGAGGAAGGAACAAACCTCTGCCAACAAGCTTTCTGCCATCAGTCATCTGTACTTGTGTAAACTAAATGTTTGAGAAGTAATGTAGAGGAAGAAGGAGAGTTAATGACCCACTTTCATGCTATCGGTAGGGAAAGGTCACATTGTACATGAGTAACGGGCAGAGGGGAAGTGGATACAACCTAAGGTCAGTCTGGCAAATCAAGTCCTTCTAATTGTGGCTTTTGGGGGGGGAAATACCTTTGTACGTCACACATGATCGAGGTCACTCTGTCACTCTCTGTTTTGAGACGTGCACACCAGCAGAAATGTTACTTGATGTACAGATGATATCGCgtgaataatataataatacatttataataaacTTTCATTGTCGTAAAGTTTGTGGTTTTCTTTCATGAGCAACATTCTATACTTCTGTTCATTGGcaattttagaccctttttagAAGAATTCAAGCCTGTTAGTGACAGAGGATAAACAATTACAGGTTCAAAGGGGTTGAAACAGGTTTAAAATCCTGTCGCCGATGCTACGCACCTGTAACTCAGTCAAcgaaagggttaacagaaacgtAGTGTTGGCCAATCGGAGGTGGTTGTGCCAGACCCCCGCATTTGGCTGAGTCTCTCTCTAATCTATCggagggagagcaggagtgtgGTTGTGAAGTTTAACGTTGGTAGTCCCCCGCGAAGAAGTTAGAAATGATATGTCgcagattagaacccaaattgaaacgggggttagggttagggttaacacTTTTCAAGGCACTGTATCCGTTtacattctcattaggggctgtgCCCCCCTTAAGGTCTGGTCCTAGAATTGCCCCTGCTTCTGTTTGAAACCAAAAGCACACCAACCCTGAGCAATAGTCATCTATTACctttttttatgaatgcaaAGTAATTTTGAATCAAAAGAAACCTCTATAACTATAATTAAGTCAGAGGTGTACTTATAGGAAATGGTCTGCTGGATAGCATTACAGACATACCTACACTGGTGTGGCTAAATGTTAGTGGTTAAAATGGGAGCAGAATGAATAATGGAAAATCCTCCATTCATCACTCTGTACAGGTAACTTCCCGAATGAGatatttacacatttgtttttgtttttgtggtcaaagaacattttgttaacagACCTAATTTAAGGAGCCCTCCCAGTGGCTATTCTCTTTTCTACTTCCATGGAggtgtcacttttgttttcttgttcttGTTACTGAGAACTCTCATGACCATTTTCCAAGGTACCTGTTGAGTTATATTGATACACCATCACACACTGTCATGTGCAAACACTTAAGTTTTTCTAGTTCCCCTTCCCAAAAGGTTTCAGTCTCAGTTATTGTCCCTGACTTCCCCAACAATGGTCAGAGTGGCTGCAAAATCATGCACACAATTTCACAATGgaatgtatttgtatataatGAATAGTACTTTTGTCCTCGGCTTTCATCATTTTCCTAACAACTGAGTAAATCGGGCTTGACAAAACATGAAACTGAAGAGTGAGATGGGTGAAGAAATAATGTTGAGCtgtaccttttctttttaattaataaaaattgtCCTTTGGTGTTTCCAACTGATGGATAGATGATAAGCTCACTTCATCTGTCCTTGTAatcttcacacacaaacacacatgcacgcacgcacgcatgcacgcacacaaacaatcacacacacacacacacacacacacacacacacacacacacacacacatatacacacaccgaTTTGGTTCCTCTACTACATGCTGGGAAATTCTCAACCTCTCATATATATACAGCATGCACATACTCACAACAGCCACTTTACCTCTGGGGCATCTTCATCAGATTAGCTTGCAGTTGTGAAATTCAAGTCCAGTTGTCAAGGTAAGATTATTTTctattatctctttttttctccagcaCTTTGTTAACTTTAGATATGTATTCTAATATATTGAGGTTAACACCTGTTTCTAACATTAGTCCCAGACTCTTTTCAAAGTTAGAATTCCATGGAAAGAAATTGACAGATTGTTCTAGCATATTTAAGATAATTAAATGAATGGCTGTTCATAAATCAATTATACAAGTTTGGTTTCAGTCCCTGTACTATACTAATGTATTGCCCTTTCTTCCAGATGCGTGCATTGTTCCTTATTGTACTGTATGCTGGATTGTGCTCCGCCAGCTCTGGCAGCAACCAAGAAAACATCGAGACTCTAATGGATAATGGTTGGTAACTCCTCCTTTCACTACTAAACATCCCTCTTCCTGTCCATTTGTCTCTTTGCCCCACATATAGTAAATCTTGATTCATGTcagtctgtgtgaatgtgtgtgtgtgtttcttgtctTTGATTATCTAGTTCTGGTCCTGAGAGTGCCCTATAGTCTGAGCACCAGTGTGTATGTTCCTCTGAGTTGTGGAGAAGCTTATCAAAACCAGCCTGTGTTTTGGAAGAAAAACGGTAATACAACTTAGCTGTTACTACTATAACTACTAGTAAAACAGTATTTCTATTAGTGCCTTTGCAAATATGCTATGTACAATACAATTCAATACAATACGATAATGATAAACCTTTCTTCAGTCAGGTGGCAATTTTTCTCTGggattttatgacattttaaagcATCATTTTTACACTGATCTATGTCCTTGTTTCAGGCGAGGAGATTGAACCAGCTCTGCAGGGGAACCAGGTCAAGGTCCTGGTGGAGGAGATGAATGGAGGAAACTACACTTGTCACCTCGGTCCAGATGGAGAATACCTCAACCACACTGTTATCCTGATCCAACTAGATCCAGACAACAGGACTGTCATTCTGGAAGAATTCCCTGGGGAGGGTAAGATAAGACGGatggagggagtgagggaggagacGAACaaggcaggcacacacacacattgagagaaaagacaaacagagaaagatAAAGATTTGCTGTGTAGTTGGACCTGGCGAGAGGTATTTCACTGCAGGAGACATAGGATAGATGTCTCTGAAGAGTTGAGATAAGAAAGATGGTGGGAGAGGGAGATAAGATGGGAAGAAATAGACAGAGGCTGTTGCCTGAAAGCCAACAACATTCAAAAGATAAGATGAACGATGGGGCACATGTCAAAAGAAACTGGATAAAAGGAGGAGCAGAGGTATAGTAATGATGGGACGCAATTGGacagaaaaaggggaaaaagaatGAGATTACACAATGATTGCAAGAATAGAAACAGTAATAATAGAAAGAATGCAAAAAATGTCAGACGGCACAGTGTCTTTGTTAAATTCATGGTTATGGTTGGATATATTTGCTGTAGAATAAACAAACTATACCAAGGTTTACACAATACGTTTGATGTCACACGCAGCACCATATTGTTAGTGCTAATCAAAAACGTTGTTACAATAGTATCGTTCAGATTTTCCAGACAGGTTTCCAGATGAAAAAACCTTTGTTGTGCCCGATTTGATgaaacaaaatatgaaatatagtGAAGAGACAATTGTCTCATCAGTTGTCTGGCTTGTTCCgtaattttattaattaatcttGCGATGATTTATTAATGTTTCAATGCTAGGACCTTCATAAGAAAGTGCTCTGAAACCCAAACGTGAGAGATGAATTGTTCACAACAGCATTAAGCACAAAGAGGGGG comes from the Etheostoma spectabile isolate EspeVRDwgs_2016 chromosome 13, UIUC_Espe_1.0, whole genome shotgun sequence genome and includes:
- the ubtd2 gene encoding ubiquitin domain-containing protein 2, which encodes MKGRGKGGLEERTQARKGNKEGNWRGKRETQKRERGGASRCSSSCGPGGELASPGCSAETSMGGCVGSHHDSSGSLNENSDGTGVALGRNQPLKRERPKWKSDYPMTEGQLRSKRDEFWDTAPAFEGRKEIWDALRAAASAFESNDHLLAQAILDGASITLPHGALTECYDELGNRYQLPVYCLSPPVNMIEERSDEPDGSDPDSGAADPSTGSASDAGSGGECQLRLRLSTGRDLRLVVRSMDTVGMMKRRLHSQEGVPASTQRWFFSGRPLTDRLRLDQLNISRDYVVQVILSQPPQPEPASTPGHTPEASGPVAALPQEPTPVEN